The following is a genomic window from Candidatus Rubidus massiliensis.
GCATCACGATCGGCCTATGAAAGAATTATTAACGGCCAGCGAAGAACTCAAGCAGCGCATGCATCGTTCTCATCCTCAAGTTATGTTAAGCTCAAACTGAAAGGATATTTAAATGAGCGACAAAAATCTTAATAAAATTCTAAGAGCTAAATAGCAGGAGGATTACCGGTGAATAAGGTTAATATTAAAGAAAAATTTCAGATGTTTGATCAATATTGGAGTCCAAAAATTCTTGGGGAATTAAACGGAAACCACATTAAAATTTTCAAAGCAAAAGGTGAATTTGTTTGGCATCAACATGAAAATGAAGATGAATTTTTCCTTGTGATACATGGTCAACTAAAAATTAAACTTAAGGATCGTGAAATTATCCTTAATGAAGGGGAATTTTTTATTGTTCCCAAAGGTACAGATCACCTTCCTTATGCCGATGAAGAAGCACATGTTCTACTTTTTGAACCTAAACAGGTCGTCAATACTGGAGAGATTATATCAGAAAAGACGGTTGAAAACCCAGAATGGTTATAAATTACTTTAAGCGAGTTAGAATATGAAATTACTAGGAAAAAAAGCCATAGTGACAGGAGCAAATAGAAGTATTGGAAGGGCTATAGCAATTGCCTTGGCTAGCGAAGGAGCTGATATAGCAATTAGTTATCGTTCAGATGGAAGTGAAGCAAAGAAAACAATTGAATTTATTGAGCAGCTTGGTCGATCGGGGAAGAGCTTTTTCGCTGACTTCTCAAAAACTGAAGGAGTAAGGCAATTTTTTCAGGAAGCTCTTCATTATTTAGGCTCTATTGATATTCTAGTAAACAATGCTGCTGGATATGATACAAGTGCTTTTCTGGATTTAAATATTGATAAATTTGAACATCTCATTAAAGTGAGTGTATCTGCTCCCATGTTGCTTATTCAATTAGCAGCACAGAACATGATAAAAGAGGGGAGACCAGGAACAATCATCAATATTTCTTCTATCTCAGGGAATCGACCTTATCCAAATCGCGTAGCTCATTCTACTGCTAAAGCAGCCTTAAATATGTTAACTCAAGCCACAGCTCTTGAATTGGCTCAGCATAATATTCGGGTCAATGCAATTGCTCCAGGTGCAACCCCATATGAAGCAAATGAAACAGAAATCAATACAGACATCCCATTGAAAAGAACAGGAACCCCGATGGATCAAGCTACTGCAGCTATTTATCTTGCTTCGGAAGAGTCATCGTGGATGACTGGTCAAATAATGACCATCGATGGTGGGCAGTCCCTTTCGTTCTAGCCCTTCTAATTTCAAAGGAGTTTTTAAGTGAAAACAACACCAATTTATCTCGATGACCCATACGTTAAGGAGATGAAAGCAAAAATAATTGATGCCATTCAAGAAAAAGAAGGAGTTTGGCGGTTGATTCTCGATGAAACTATATTTTATCCCATGGGAGGAGGACAGCCGACAGATCAAGGGCAAATTATTTTTTCCGATGGATCTCGAGCAGAGGTTTACCAAGCACTCCTTAAAGACGGTGAAATTAATCATTATGTGAAAACATCGTCTCAGCCAGTTCTTGGAAGCGAAGTCAGAGGAATAATTGATTGGGAACGTCGTTATAAAAATATGCGTGTTCACTCAGCAGGGCATGTGATTGACTTTTCGATGTATTTATTAGGTTATTCTCCAAGTCCCTTACATCCTATGAAAGGTGATCATGGGAAAAAACCATTCGTCCTTTATCAAGGAGCTATCGAAAAAGAAATCAAAGATGAGCTTCAGAAAAAATCAAATGAACTCATTGCAAAAGATTTTAATTTTTCATGGAATTTTGACCTTCTTGAAAATATTGAAAAAGAAGCCATTTATTTACAGCCAGGATTACCGAAAAATAAGCCTTTACGAGCTTTAAGGTTGGATGGTGTTGGAGTTGTTGCTGATGGTGGAACGATTGTAGCATCAACAAAGGAAGTAGGGAACGTCTTAATCACCGATATTGAAGTGGATGATGGAAATACTTGCATTAAATATCAGGTAGTTTAAATACATTTAAAAAGTTTTATTTCAATAATTTCAATAATATGGATGTAATATGAAGAAGTTTTATTTAACAATTTCAATGATACTTTGCATTTTTTCGTGTTATGCACAGATCACCCAGGTTAACAATATGAAAGAAGTGTTTGAGTATTTCACCGAGGCTGATTCGAAGACCTTGGCCATTTTCGATGTCGATATGGTTTTAGTTCAACCGAGCGATCCGGCTTTCCAAATGGCAAATATGAAGCGTTTTGGAGCTATTTCCAAACGGATCATGAAAGAAGTGCCAACAGAAAAGCAAATGATGTTTTTGAGTTTGATGACCACCAGTTCTGATCCGGTACTGATCGATAATTCCACCCCTCAATTTTTAAAGCAGATTATTCAGAAGGGGATTCCTGTAATGGCGCTAACGGCCAACTTGACAGGATCTTTTGGAACGATCAGAAACATGGAGCAATGGCGTGTCAATAGTCTACGCTGTCTAGGAATCGATTTTTCTGAATCCGCTTCCTATCAAGCGCCGCTCATATTTGACAATTTAGCTTCTTATCGTGGGTATTATTCGAATTACCTCAACGGAATCCTATTTGTGAATGGGACCGTCGTTTCAAAGGGAGATGCTTTCTTAGCATTTATCGAAAAAACCAAGCTATCGCCAGAAAGAATCATCTTTATTGACGATCGCGAGGACAATCTGAAGAGTTTGGAAGCTGCAATTCAAAAGCTTGATAAACCAGTTGAATACCATGGATTGCATTACATTGGAGCTCAGAAATATCCATCCCAAATGATATCTGAAGAGGAATTTGAAGCACGTTGGCAGAAACTGGCTTTGGAAGCAAAGGAACTTAATTGATGAAAAAAATAATGATCATTTTATTTGCTATGGATTTGTTCTTCATTCCGCTAATGCATATTGCAGCGATGGGAGAACAGCCAAGTAATCAAGAAGCTTCTGAAATTTTATGGAGAGTAGGCGCCAAGATCCATTTTGAAGAGGAAGATGGTATTGATTACATTGGAACAAAACAGCTAAATGCGACTACAAAACGGGTGATAAAAGAAATCATAGCTACTGTATCGGATGATTGTGCGAAAAATGCAAAAATTTCATTAAAAAAGGAAAATGGAAAAATAGACATCACTCATTATGAGGAGACAAACAGACCAGGTGTCGGAGAAGAATTACATGCCACTCTGCTTTATACGAAAGCGAGAGGATTTTTTGATTCTGAAACCTTACAACAAAATTGCCTTAATCTTTTCCCATCCTGCAGTGTTCCCCCAAGCATAGAACAAGTAGTCGCAGTTTATAATTCTATTATCCAACCAGAATGGAAATTTCAAATAGCAGAAGTTCTTGTTGGAAATAGAGAAAAGGGGCCTTTTTGTTTAATGGTAAAATTGTTGTTTAAAGGACGGGAACGCATTTTCTATGGAAATAAAGCAATCTCTGCAGGTTTGCACATGACGCTCGTAAACTTCACTGATAAATCCATATTTCCTGACGATGCCTCATTAGACCTGCTTGTTAAAAAGTTAAACGAAGCATTCCAGGGAAAGCAAATTAAGATCGCTCATAAAAACGGCATGACTGATTTAGAATTTGGAATTTCTGGTTCTTCATGGAGAATAAGAGCTGGTGAGAAAATAGAAATTTGTAGATAAATTTAACTATTCGGATTGTTAGTAACTTCAGTATTCTTAAGTGTAATTCGAATTCTTTCAAC
Proteins encoded in this region:
- a CDS encoding hypothetical protein (putative conserved protein, contains double-stranded beta-helix domain) — protein: MNKVNIKEKFQMFDQYWSPKILGELNGNHIKIFKAKGEFVWHQHENEDEFFLVIHGQLKIKLKDREIILNEGEFFIVPKGTDHLPYADEEAHVLLFEPKQVVNTGEIISEKTVENPEWL
- the ycdF gene encoding Glucose 1-dehydrogenase 2, producing the protein MKLLGKKAIVTGANRSIGRAIAIALASEGADIAISYRSDGSEAKKTIEFIEQLGRSGKSFFADFSKTEGVRQFFQEALHYLGSIDILVNNAAGYDTSAFLDLNIDKFEHLIKVSVSAPMLLIQLAAQNMIKEGRPGTIINISSISGNRPYPNRVAHSTAKAALNMLTQATALELAQHNIRVNAIAPGATPYEANETEINTDIPLKRTGTPMDQATAAIYLASEESSWMTGQIMTIDGGQSLSF
- a CDS encoding alanyl-tRNA synthetase, which gives rise to MKTTPIYLDDPYVKEMKAKIIDAIQEKEGVWRLILDETIFYPMGGGQPTDQGQIIFSDGSRAEVYQALLKDGEINHYVKTSSQPVLGSEVRGIIDWERRYKNMRVHSAGHVIDFSMYLLGYSPSPLHPMKGDHGKKPFVLYQGAIEKEIKDELQKKSNELIAKDFNFSWNFDLLENIEKEAIYLQPGLPKNKPLRALRLDGVGVVADGGTIVASTKEVGNVLITDIEVDDGNTCIKYQVV